The following proteins are co-located in the Doryrhamphus excisus isolate RoL2022-K1 chromosome 15, RoL_Dexc_1.0, whole genome shotgun sequence genome:
- the mettl2a gene encoding tRNA N(3)-methylcytidine methyltransferase METTL2: MAAPHTVVVSTCDSTPILTDSPTTDVKRPQFGTRFLRDPRQVFQHNAWDNVEWTEEQEAAAKTKVEENSQPLPQEKQEDYDNRANEYWNDFYTIHENRFFKDRHWLFTEFPELAPGLRPQVHPEVPGSGGGPQASLDLSQSDDEFPGSRATYRILEVGCGVGNTVFPILKTNNDPGLFVYCCDFSSTAVELVKANPEYDPARCFAFVHDLSDGSASYPIAEGTLNVVVLIFVLSALHPDKMQASISRLARLLKPGGVMLLRDYGRYDMAQLRFKKGRCLSENFYVRGDGTRVYFFTQEELHELFTEAGLEKVQNLVDRRLQVNRGKQLTMYRVWIQCKYRRPPTQLPRPEEEEETHTGDAES, translated from the exons ATGGCGGCGCCCCACACGGTGGTTGTTAGCACCTGTGACTCGACTCCAATTTTGACAGATTCGCCCACAACCGACGTGAAACGACCCCAGTTCGGGACTCGTTTTCTTAGAGACCCTCGGCAGGTTTTCCAGCACAACGCCTG GGACAACGTGGAGTGGACCGAGGAACAAGAAGCAGCTGCAAAAACCAAAGTAGAAGAAAATAGTCAGCCATTGCCTCAAGAGAAACAAG AGGACTATGACAACCGTGCCAACGAGTACTGGAACGACTTCTACACCATCCATGAAAACCGCTTCTTTAAAGACCGTCACTGGCTCTTCACCGAGTTCCCAGAGTTGGCTCCGGGTCTCCGCCCCCAAGTCCATCCTGAGGTCCCAGGCTCAGGCGGCGGTCCGCAGGCCAGTTTGGATCTGAGTCAAAGTGATGATGAATTTCCCGGTTCTCGTGCCACGTATCGCATTCTTGAG GTCGGCTGTGGCGTCGGCAACACGGTTTTTCCCATTTTGAAGACTAACAA TGACCCAGGACTTTTTGTGTACTGCTGTGACTTCTCCAGCACAGCCGTGGAGCTCGTCAAG GCTAATCCGGAATACGACCCGGCTCGCTGTTTCGCCTTTGTCCACGACTTGAGCGACGGCAGCGCCTCGTACCCCATCGCGGAGGGAACCCTTAATGTCGTGGTGCTCATCTTTGTACTGTCGGCGTTGCATCCGGACAA GATGCAGGCGTCCATTAGTAGATTAGCGCGGCTGCTGAAGCCCGGCGGGGTGATGCTGCTCAGGGACTACGGCCGCTACGACATGGCACAGCTCCGCTTTAAGAAGG GAAGGTGTCTGTCAGAAAACTTTTATGTCCGTGGTGACGGAACGCGAGTGTACTTTTTCACTCAAG AGGAGCTCCATGAGCTTTTCACCGAGGCCGGCTTGGAGAAGGTGCAGAATCTGGTGGACAGGAGGCTGCAGGTGAACCGGGGCAAGCAGCTCACCATGTACAGGGTGTGGATCCAGTGCAAGTACCGACGGCCCCCGACTCAGCTCCCCAgaccggaggaggaggaggaaacccACACTGGTGATGCGGAGAGCTGA